In Pseudomonas lalkuanensis, the following are encoded in one genomic region:
- the nahK gene encoding hybrid sensor histidine kinase/response regulator NahK/ErcS', translated as MEATEQQARLAALEEENRKLRSINAALIERVESSASRRDDSYAAFQHSVVLAEQVRERTDALNQAMAELKASNRLLSDARLRAETAHQHLIDAIESISDAFVLFDRDQRIVLFNSRFKSFWARTRARIGAGTRLSEIRRLADSTGLIVEEHRGSDDNVLYRLHDGRWVQVSERPTREGGLVILYTDITEVKQSETARREQAIAQKSRLLQRAVDNLSQGVAMVSAEGILELWNHRFLELCGLAPVEAHRTFAGVMSDSELPLLTPDTRDANGRPIREMEQRLYNGRVLEVRTHPLPTGGFVNTFTDITERYRHAEALAESERWIRLITDHVPALIAYLSADLVYEFTNKVYEEWYRWPRGSMLGQSLREVHSEEHWLRLEPYVERALNGESLSFEVTETNHNGQERCMLRSYVPNRLANGEVVGIFVLIRDITERRRTAEALHQAYQNLEQRVRERTTELTALNSQLRREIDERAQMELRLREAKFEAEKANLSKTKFLAAVSHDLLQPLNAARLFTSALLEQRSQACNLALVRNVSNSLEDVENLLGTLVDISKLDAGVIKPDIASFAVGELLDNLAVEYRQIAASEGLQLDFVPSSALVRSDLQLLARILRNLLSNAIRYTPQGRILLGCRRRRQSLWIEVWDTGVGIPRDKLGEIFQEFKRGEVVREKQDRGLGLGLAIVEKIARMLGHRIHVSSELGKGSLFAVEVPLARRVPRQKPERSEPEAVLERLNGARIWVLDNDAAICAGMRTLLEGWGCQVTTALSEEDLARQVENFHADADLLIADYHLDNGCNGVDAVATINARRSTPLPALMITANYSNELKQQMRELGHTLMHKPVRPMKLKTAMSHLLER; from the coding sequence TCCCGCCGCGACGACAGCTACGCCGCCTTCCAGCATTCGGTGGTGCTGGCCGAGCAGGTACGCGAACGCACCGATGCGCTGAACCAGGCCATGGCCGAACTCAAGGCCAGCAATCGCCTGCTGAGCGATGCCAGGCTGCGGGCGGAAACCGCCCACCAGCATCTGATCGACGCCATCGAAAGCATCTCCGACGCCTTCGTGCTGTTCGACCGCGACCAGCGGATCGTCCTTTTCAACAGCCGCTTCAAGTCCTTCTGGGCCCGCACCCGCGCGCGCATCGGTGCCGGCACCCGGCTCTCGGAAATCCGGCGCCTGGCGGACAGCACCGGGCTGATCGTCGAAGAGCATCGCGGCAGCGACGACAACGTCCTCTACCGGCTGCATGACGGTCGCTGGGTGCAGGTCAGCGAACGGCCCACCCGCGAAGGCGGGCTGGTGATTCTCTATACCGACATCACCGAAGTGAAGCAGAGCGAAACCGCCCGCCGCGAACAGGCGATCGCGCAGAAGTCACGCCTGCTGCAGCGCGCCGTCGACAACCTGTCCCAGGGCGTGGCCATGGTCAGCGCCGAGGGCATCCTGGAACTGTGGAACCACCGCTTCCTCGAACTCTGCGGGCTGGCCCCGGTGGAGGCGCATCGCACCTTCGCCGGCGTAATGTCCGACAGCGAACTGCCGCTGCTCACCCCCGACACCCGCGACGCCAATGGCCGCCCCATCCGCGAGATGGAGCAGCGCCTGTACAACGGCCGCGTGCTGGAAGTGCGTACCCATCCCTTGCCCACCGGCGGCTTCGTCAACACCTTCACCGACATCACCGAGCGCTATCGCCATGCCGAGGCACTGGCCGAAAGCGAGCGCTGGATTCGCCTGATCACCGACCATGTGCCGGCGTTGATCGCCTACCTGAGCGCTGACCTGGTCTACGAATTCACCAACAAGGTCTACGAGGAGTGGTACCGCTGGCCGCGCGGCTCGATGCTCGGCCAGAGCCTGCGCGAGGTGCACAGCGAAGAACACTGGCTGCGCCTGGAGCCCTACGTGGAGCGGGCGCTGAACGGTGAAAGCCTGTCCTTCGAAGTCACGGAAACCAACCACAACGGCCAGGAGCGCTGCATGTTGCGTTCCTATGTGCCCAATCGCCTGGCCAATGGCGAGGTGGTGGGCATCTTCGTGCTGATCCGCGACATCACCGAACGCCGCCGCACCGCCGAGGCCCTGCACCAGGCCTACCAGAACCTCGAACAACGGGTACGCGAGCGCACCACCGAACTCACCGCACTGAATAGCCAGCTGCGCCGCGAAATCGACGAGCGCGCGCAGATGGAACTGCGCCTGCGCGAAGCCAAGTTCGAGGCGGAGAAGGCCAACCTGTCCAAGACCAAGTTCCTCGCGGCGGTCAGCCATGACCTGCTGCAACCGCTCAACGCCGCACGGCTGTTCACCAGTGCGCTACTGGAGCAACGCAGCCAGGCCTGCAACCTGGCCCTGGTGCGCAACGTCAGCAACTCGCTGGAAGACGTGGAGAACCTGCTGGGAACCCTGGTGGACATCTCCAAGCTGGATGCCGGGGTGATCAAGCCGGATATCGCGTCCTTCGCCGTTGGCGAGCTGCTCGACAACCTGGCCGTGGAATACCGCCAGATCGCTGCCAGCGAGGGCCTGCAGCTGGACTTCGTGCCCAGTTCGGCCCTGGTGCGCAGCGACCTGCAACTGCTGGCGCGGATCCTCCGCAACCTGCTCAGCAACGCCATCCGCTATACCCCGCAAGGCCGCATCCTGCTGGGCTGCCGTCGTCGTCGCCAGAGCCTGTGGATCGAGGTATGGGATACCGGCGTTGGCATCCCGCGGGACAAGCTCGGCGAGATTTTCCAGGAATTCAAACGCGGGGAGGTGGTGCGCGAGAAGCAGGACCGCGGACTTGGCCTGGGCCTCGCCATCGTCGAGAAAATCGCGCGCATGCTCGGCCATCGCATCCACGTCTCCTCGGAACTGGGCAAGGGCTCGCTGTTCGCCGTGGAGGTGCCGCTTGCAAGGCGCGTCCCCCGGCAGAAACCGGAACGCAGCGAGCCCGAGGCCGTGCTGGAACGGCTCAACGGTGCGCGGATCTGGGTGCTGGACAATGACGCGGCCATCTGCGCAGGCATGCGTACCCTGCTGGAAGGCTGGGGCTGCCAGGTCACCACCGCGCTCTCGGAAGAAGACCTGGCGCGCCAGGTGGAAAACTTCCACGCCGACGCCGACCTGCTGATCGCCGACTACCACCTGGACAACGGCTGCAATGGCGTCGACGCCGTCGCCACCATCAACGCCCGCCGCAGCACACCGCTGCCGGCCCTGATGATCACCGCCAACTACAGCAACGAGCTCAAGCAGCAGATGCGCGAACTCGGCCACACCCTGATGCACAAACCGGTCCGGCCGATGAAGCTGAAGACGGCGATGAGTCATTTGTTGGAGCGGTGA
- a CDS encoding EamA family transporter: MPAARTLLFTALAMLAFAGNSLLCRLALKHTDIDAVSFTAIRIASGALMLWLLLRLRRQPLAATGNWRAAAALFVYAAAFSYAYLQLDAGAGALLLFGAVQLCMVVFGLVRGERLNLQQALGFALATGGLVVLLLPGASAPPLVGGLLMLLAGLAWGAYTLLGRQAGLPLAATAGNFIRALPFAALLMLPFIDQLRLDLPGFVYAVLSGALTSGIGYAVWYSALPGLGALQAASVQLSVPVLAALGGALLLGEHISLRLALVSVVVLGGIALVLRAKFQAVPQRA; the protein is encoded by the coding sequence ATGCCTGCCGCCCGCACGCTGCTGTTCACGGCCCTGGCCATGCTGGCCTTCGCCGGCAATTCCCTGCTCTGCCGTCTCGCCCTCAAGCACACCGACATAGACGCGGTGAGCTTCACCGCCATCCGCATCGCCTCCGGCGCCCTGATGCTCTGGCTACTGTTGCGCCTGCGCCGCCAGCCCCTGGCCGCCACCGGCAACTGGCGCGCTGCCGCAGCGCTGTTCGTCTACGCCGCGGCCTTCTCGTATGCCTACCTGCAACTGGACGCCGGCGCCGGGGCATTGCTCCTGTTCGGCGCCGTGCAATTGTGCATGGTGGTCTTCGGCCTTGTGCGCGGTGAACGCCTGAACCTGCAACAGGCCCTCGGCTTCGCCCTGGCCACCGGTGGGCTGGTGGTCCTGCTGCTGCCCGGCGCCAGCGCACCGCCGCTGGTGGGCGGCCTGCTGATGCTGCTCGCGGGCCTTGCCTGGGGCGCCTACACCCTGCTCGGGCGCCAGGCCGGCCTGCCGCTGGCGGCCACCGCCGGCAACTTCATCCGCGCATTGCCCTTCGCCGCGCTGCTCATGCTGCCCTTCATCGACCAGCTGCGCCTCGATCTGCCGGGTTTCGTCTACGCCGTGCTTTCCGGCGCCCTGACCTCCGGCATCGGCTACGCCGTCTGGTACAGCGCCCTCCCCGGCCTCGGCGCCCTCCAGGCCGCCAGCGTGCAACTGAGCGTCCCGGTCCTGGCGGCACTCGGCGGCGCCCTGCTGCTGGGCGAACACATCAGCCTGCGCCTGGCGCTGGTGTCGGTGGTCGTCCTCGGCGGCATCGCCCTGGTGCTGCGGGCGAAGTTCCAGGCGGTGCCGCAACGGGCTTGA
- a CDS encoding response regulator transcription factor — MYKILIADDHPLFREAIHNVISDGFPESEVMETADLDSALALTQEHDDLDLILLDLNMPGMHGLNGLINLRNEAPTVPVVIVSAEQDKQVVLQAITYGAVGFITKSSPRAQMTDAIEQILNGNVYLPSDIIRTQKASPRRHHEEAGIPPELLQALTRKQLLVLERMTKGESNKQIAYNLDIAETTVKAHVSAILRKLNVHNRVQAILSASDIDFTAYLRR, encoded by the coding sequence GTGTACAAGATCCTGATTGCCGATGACCACCCGCTGTTCCGCGAAGCCATCCATAACGTCATCAGCGATGGCTTCCCGGAAAGCGAAGTGATGGAGACCGCCGACCTGGACAGTGCCCTGGCGCTGACCCAGGAGCACGACGACCTCGACCTGATCCTGCTGGACCTGAACATGCCCGGCATGCATGGCCTGAACGGGCTGATCAACCTGCGCAACGAGGCGCCCACGGTGCCGGTGGTGATCGTCTCCGCCGAGCAGGACAAGCAGGTGGTGCTGCAAGCCATCACCTACGGCGCGGTAGGCTTCATCACCAAATCCTCGCCACGGGCGCAGATGACCGACGCCATCGAGCAGATCCTCAACGGCAACGTCTACCTGCCGTCGGACATCATCCGCACCCAGAAGGCCTCGCCACGCCGCCACCACGAGGAAGCCGGCATTCCGCCCGAACTGCTGCAGGCCCTGACCCGCAAGCAGCTGCTGGTGCTGGAGCGGATGACCAAGGGGGAATCCAACAAGCAGATCGCCTACAACCTGGACATCGCCGAAACCACGGTGAAGGCCCATGTCTCGGCCATCCTGCGCAAACTCAACGTGCACAACCGGGTGCAGGCCATTCTCTCGGCCAGCGATATCGACTTCACCGCTTACCTGCGTCGCTGA
- a CDS encoding PQQ-dependent catabolism-associated CXXCW motif protein — protein MKRLLTCLACIALALPAFAGETADTPLFSADGYRLTRYRSPTPASADAAQTLDTAQLRAQLQAEPDTLLVDVYRRQWLQGRFIEDEPHANLPGSIWLANTGDGELSPQWQDYFSRNLQQASGGRRDRAMVFYCRSDCWLSWNAVKRAAALGYTNLYWYRDGIDAWEQAGLPLQPARPVPFP, from the coding sequence ATGAAGCGCCTACTCACTTGCCTCGCCTGCATTGCCCTCGCGCTGCCCGCCTTCGCCGGCGAGACGGCCGATACTCCGCTGTTTTCCGCCGACGGCTACCGCCTGACGCGCTACCGCAGCCCCACCCCCGCCAGCGCCGACGCCGCCCAGACCCTGGATACCGCCCAGCTCCGGGCCCAGTTGCAGGCCGAGCCCGACACCCTGCTGGTGGACGTCTATCGCCGCCAGTGGCTGCAGGGGCGCTTCATCGAAGACGAGCCCCATGCCAACCTGCCCGGCAGTATCTGGCTGGCCAACACCGGCGACGGCGAGCTCAGCCCCCAATGGCAGGACTACTTCAGCCGCAACCTGCAGCAGGCCAGCGGCGGCCGACGCGACCGCGCTATGGTGTTCTACTGCCGCTCCGACTGCTGGCTCAGCTGGAACGCGGTGAAGCGCGCTGCCGCGCTGGGCTACACCAACCTCTACTGGTACCGTGACGGCATCGACGCCTGGGAACAGGCCGGCCTGCCTCTGCAGCCCGCCCGTCCCGTGCCCTTCCCCTGA
- a CDS encoding ABC transporter permease yields the protein MFAPYWHCLRGILLREWLRFVLQRTRFLSALVRPLLWLLVFAAGFRAALGIAIIEPYDTYITYETYIVPGLACMILLFNGMQGSLSMVYDREMGSMRLLLTSPLPRPFLLGARLLATSLVSLLQVYAFLAIAWLYGVQPPAFGLLAALPALLVAALLLSALGLLLSNGIRQLENFAGVMNFVIFPLFFLSSALYPLWKMREASEWLYWLCALNPFSHAVEMVRFALYERFNGLATAVCLALTLLFAIAAMLSFNPQHAALRKAG from the coding sequence ATGTTCGCTCCCTACTGGCATTGCCTGCGCGGCATCCTGCTGCGCGAATGGCTGCGGTTCGTGCTGCAGCGCACGCGCTTTCTCAGCGCCCTGGTGCGCCCGCTGCTCTGGTTGCTGGTGTTCGCCGCCGGTTTCCGCGCGGCCCTGGGCATCGCCATCATCGAGCCCTACGACACCTACATCACCTACGAGACCTACATAGTCCCGGGCCTGGCCTGCATGATCCTGCTGTTCAACGGCATGCAGGGTTCGCTGTCCATGGTCTACGACCGCGAGATGGGCAGCATGCGCCTGCTGCTCACCAGCCCCCTGCCCCGCCCCTTTCTGCTGGGCGCGCGGCTGCTGGCCACCTCGCTGGTGTCGCTGCTGCAGGTCTACGCCTTCCTCGCCATTGCCTGGCTCTATGGCGTGCAGCCACCGGCCTTCGGCCTGCTGGCGGCATTGCCTGCACTGCTGGTCGCTGCCCTGCTGCTCAGCGCCCTGGGCCTGTTGCTGTCCAACGGCATCCGCCAGCTGGAGAACTTCGCCGGAGTGATGAACTTCGTGATTTTCCCGCTGTTCTTCCTCTCCTCGGCGCTCTACCCCTTGTGGAAGATGCGCGAGGCCAGCGAGTGGCTGTACTGGCTCTGTGCCCTGAACCCGTTCAGCCATGCAGTGGAGATGGTGCGCTTCGCCCTCTACGAGCGCTTCAACGGCCTGGCGACCGCCGTGTGCCTGGCGCTGACCCTGTTGTTCGCCATCGCTGCGATGCTCAGCTTCAACCCCCAGCACGCTGCCTTGCGCAAGGCCGGCTGA
- a CDS encoding ABC transporter ATP-binding protein has translation MNALDLVDVGFSYGPRRALSEVGFHLAEGSFTALLGPNGAGKSTLIALLTRLYDLRQGEIRVCGYSLRQEPRKALANLGVVFQQSTLDLDLSVEQNLRYHAALHGLPGRLASERIERELERHQLGPRRHDKVRLLNGGHRRRVEIARALLHEPRLLLLDEASAGLDPASREGLNRHVRQLCREQGVAVLWTTHLLDEVRPEDNLLVLNQGRIIANDRAASLGAQQEGGLAAAFERLTA, from the coding sequence GTGAACGCCCTCGACCTGGTGGATGTGGGCTTCTCCTATGGCCCGCGTCGCGCGCTCTCGGAAGTCGGTTTCCACCTCGCGGAAGGCAGCTTCACGGCGCTGCTGGGGCCCAACGGGGCGGGCAAGTCCACCCTGATCGCCCTGCTCACCCGGCTCTACGATTTGCGCCAGGGCGAGATTCGCGTCTGCGGCTATTCCCTGCGCCAGGAACCGCGCAAGGCCCTGGCGAACCTGGGAGTGGTGTTCCAGCAGAGCACGCTGGACCTGGACCTTTCCGTCGAACAGAACCTGCGTTACCACGCCGCCCTCCACGGCCTGCCGGGCCGCCTGGCGAGCGAGCGCATCGAGCGTGAACTGGAGCGGCACCAGCTGGGACCGCGCCGGCACGACAAGGTGCGCCTGCTCAATGGCGGCCACCGGCGTCGGGTAGAGATCGCCCGCGCGCTGCTCCATGAGCCGCGCCTGCTGTTGCTGGACGAAGCCAGCGCCGGCCTCGATCCGGCCAGTCGCGAAGGCCTGAACCGGCACGTGCGGCAACTCTGCCGCGAGCAAGGCGTCGCCGTGCTCTGGACCACCCACCTGCTGGACGAGGTGCGGCCCGAGGACAACCTGCTGGTGCTCAACCAGGGACGCATCATCGCCAACGATCGCGCCGCCAGCCTGGGCGCACAGCAGGAAGGCGGCCTGGCCGCGGCCTTCGAGCGGCTGACGGCATGA
- a CDS encoding YVTN family beta-propeller repeat protein, producing MPTPLAATLGSALLLFAGQALAATAYVSNEKDNSISVIDLDSLEVTASLEVGARPRGLALSSDNKLLYICASDSDTVQVMDLATRKFIKELPSGADPEQFALHPNDRWLYISNEDDALVTVVDTQSDQVLAQIQVGVEPEGMAVSPDGKWAVNTSETTNMLHWIDTSTQELVDNTLVDQRPRHVEFSPDGKLLWASAEIGGTVTVVDVDSRKVLKVLKFQIKGVHPDKVQPVGVKLTRDGKYAFVALGPANHVAVLDARTYEVLDYLLVGRRVWHLAFTPDEKRLLATNGISGDVSVIDVDNLKVTKSIKVGRYPWGVVVTP from the coding sequence ATGCCCACTCCCCTTGCTGCCACCCTGGGCTCCGCCCTGCTGCTGTTCGCCGGCCAGGCGCTGGCCGCCACGGCCTACGTCTCCAATGAGAAGGACAACAGCATCAGCGTCATCGACCTGGACAGCCTGGAAGTCACCGCCAGCCTCGAGGTTGGCGCGCGCCCCCGTGGCCTGGCACTGTCCAGCGACAACAAGCTGCTCTACATCTGCGCCAGCGACTCCGACACCGTGCAGGTGATGGACCTGGCCACGCGCAAGTTCATCAAGGAGCTGCCCTCCGGCGCCGACCCGGAGCAGTTCGCCCTGCACCCCAATGACCGCTGGCTGTACATCTCCAACGAAGACGATGCGCTGGTGACGGTGGTGGACACCCAGAGCGACCAGGTGCTGGCGCAGATCCAGGTGGGCGTGGAGCCCGAGGGCATGGCGGTGAGCCCGGATGGCAAGTGGGCGGTGAACACCAGCGAAACCACCAACATGCTGCACTGGATCGACACCTCCACGCAGGAGTTGGTGGACAACACCCTGGTGGACCAGCGCCCCCGCCATGTGGAGTTCAGCCCGGATGGCAAGCTGCTCTGGGCCTCGGCGGAAATCGGCGGCACGGTGACGGTGGTCGACGTGGACAGCCGCAAGGTATTGAAGGTGCTGAAGTTCCAGATCAAGGGCGTGCACCCGGACAAGGTGCAGCCGGTGGGGGTGAAGCTGACCCGCGACGGCAAGTACGCTTTCGTCGCCCTGGGCCCGGCCAACCATGTGGCGGTGCTGGACGCCAGGACCTATGAAGTCCTCGACTACCTGCTGGTGGGCCGGCGCGTCTGGCACCTGGCGTTCACCCCGGACGAGAAGCGCCTGCTGGCCACCAATGGCATCAGCGGCGACGTGTCGGTGATCGATGTCGACAACCTCAAGGTAACCAAGTCGATCAAGGTCGGCCGCTATCCCTGGGGTGTGGTGGTGACGCCGTGA
- a CDS encoding ABC transporter substrate-binding protein, which translates to MRPYLLHGLTYLLALASAALVTTHVHAEGDGLEVRIGYLAWEPPRGPLLSNVIPEPEDAGLRGAELAIIDSNSTGRFLRQSYALSAVRTATPEALLTQARELHEQGLRLFVVNAPARELLQLADALPDSLLFNAGSASDELRGGECRANLLHSLPSRAMLADALAQFLATRRWQRWLLVTGQTADDLSYAAALRRAAGRFGAKIVEEKPWTFDNDQRRSAQADMPLFTQAREYDVVLVADERGDFGEYLPYNTWYPRPVAGTQGLMPTGWHKTVETYGAAQLQKRFEALAGRWMNDRDFAAWIAVRSIASAVTRLKNADAQAIRALALSADLPLDGFKGRKLSYRDWDGQLRQPIPLVQPRSLVSTSPQDGFLHPVSELDSLGFDRPESSCQRFTAAN; encoded by the coding sequence ATGCGCCCTTACCTGCTCCACGGCCTAACCTACTTGCTGGCACTGGCCAGCGCCGCCCTGGTCACGACCCATGTCCACGCTGAAGGCGACGGCCTGGAGGTGCGCATCGGCTACCTGGCCTGGGAGCCCCCGCGCGGCCCGCTGCTGTCCAACGTGATTCCCGAACCGGAAGACGCCGGCCTGCGCGGCGCCGAACTGGCGATCATCGACAGCAACAGCACTGGCCGCTTCCTCAGGCAGAGCTACGCCCTGAGCGCCGTGCGCACCGCCACCCCCGAGGCCTTGCTGACCCAGGCGCGGGAACTGCATGAACAGGGCCTGCGCCTGTTCGTGGTCAATGCCCCGGCCAGGGAGCTGCTGCAACTGGCCGATGCCCTGCCGGACAGCCTGCTGTTCAACGCCGGCAGCGCCAGTGACGAACTGCGCGGTGGCGAATGCCGCGCCAATCTGCTGCACAGCCTGCCCAGCCGCGCCATGCTGGCCGACGCCCTGGCGCAGTTCCTCGCCACTCGCCGCTGGCAGCGCTGGCTGCTGGTCACTGGGCAGACCGCGGACGATCTTTCCTACGCCGCCGCCCTGCGTCGCGCCGCCGGGCGCTTCGGCGCGAAGATCGTCGAAGAGAAACCCTGGACCTTCGACAACGACCAGCGCCGCAGCGCCCAGGCGGACATGCCGTTGTTCACCCAGGCCCGCGAGTACGACGTGGTGCTGGTGGCGGACGAGCGCGGCGATTTCGGCGAATACCTGCCCTACAACACCTGGTACCCGCGCCCCGTGGCGGGCACCCAGGGCCTGATGCCCACCGGCTGGCACAAGACCGTGGAAACCTACGGCGCCGCCCAGTTGCAGAAGCGTTTCGAGGCCCTGGCCGGGCGCTGGATGAACGACCGCGACTTCGCCGCCTGGATCGCCGTGCGCAGCATCGCCAGCGCCGTGACCCGCCTGAAGAACGCCGACGCCCAGGCCATCCGCGCCCTCGCGCTGTCCGCCGACCTGCCGCTGGATGGCTTCAAGGGCCGCAAGCTGAGCTACCGAGACTGGGACGGCCAGCTGCGCCAGCCCATCCCCCTGGTGCAGCCGCGATCCCTGGTCAGCACGTCGCCCCAGGACGGTTTCCTGCACCCGGTGAGCGAACTGGACAGCCTGGGCTTCGACCGCCCCGAAAGCAGCTGCCAGCGCTTCACCGCGGCCAACTGA